Within the Methanocaldococcus sp. genome, the region GTTAATAAAAAACCTTATGTAGCTCCTGCAGATGTAGTTCCAGTAGTCGCTGATATGGGTGTGTTGGTTACTGCTATTGCATTGGCTGGTATTTTAGATTATTATAGTATAGGTACAAGAGTTATTAAAGCTCCTAAAAAAATGATTGAAAAGCAGGTATTTATGACTTTACAAACAATGGCATCAATTGTTGAAACCTCAGGTATAAAAGGGTTAATAAAAGCATTAAATCCTGAATTGTTAGTACAAAGTGCATATTCAATGAAATTGGAAAACAATCAGAAAGAGTTAGATGCAGCATTAGAATTATTACCTATCTTTTATAATGAATTAAAAAATGAAGTTGAAAATGTAGAAGTAAAACCAATAAAGTTAATAGCTGCTCAATCACTTGTAGAAAAGA harbors:
- a CDS encoding 5,10-methenyltetrahydromethanopterin hydrogenase family protein, yielding VNKKPYVAPADVVPVVADMGVLVTAIALAGILDYYSIGTRVIKAPKKMIEKQVFMTLQTMASIVETSGIKGLIKALNPELLVQSAYSMKLENNQKELDAALELLPIFYNELKNEVENVEVKPIKLIAAQSLVEKIMEELKRIIGENAAKGIFKRSLKRLMEKYGYKN